The proteins below are encoded in one region of Cryptomeria japonica unplaced genomic scaffold, Sugi_1.0 HiC_scaffold_112, whole genome shotgun sequence:
- the LOC131059364 gene encoding uncharacterized protein LOC131059364, whose product MWDSVFQEAKGSMGGLATLWNPDKVIVELINKQDNWMHCKVRTLQEDLEFSLINVYGLTKTKEKKRVWKEITDQIRMFDLEKTIVARDFNAILNNDEKCGGLRMNTRVMEDFRDFVENNNLFDVVPKTGNFTWTNRRANVCRIFERLDKIFVGSFWIRASFDLESKIQPITLSDHYPVQLTCTIPLMKVKGNFKFLSMWWRDSNFEENMEKWWKECKDIKGTPSFCFVQKLKYLKNKIKIWNVASFKNIFAKKIRVEEELNRINNLVIEKGMTNEEFHEENSLKVELAEILLREEMYWRDKSRELWIDAGDSNSKIFHASFKAKRNKNRINQLKDI is encoded by the coding sequence ATGTGGGATAGTGTCTTTCAAGAGGCAAAAGGCTCCATGGGTGGACTGGCGACTCTATGGAATCCAGATAAAGTGATAGTAGAATTGATTAATAAGCAAGATAACTGGATGCACTGTAAAGTAAGAACATTGCAGGAAGATTTGGAATTCTCCCTAATCAATGTTTATGGACtgacaaagacaaaggaaaagaaaagggttTGGAAAGAAATTACAGATCAGATCAGAATGTTCGATCTGGAGAAAACAATTGTAGCAagagattttaatgcaatcctcAACAATGATGAAAAATGTGGAGGTTTAAGAATGAATACCCGAGTGATggaagatttcagagattttgtagaaaataataACCTTTTTGATGTTGTTCCTAAAACTGGAAATttcacttggaccaataggagGGCAAACGTTTGCAGAATTTTCGAGAGATTGGACAAAATATTTGTTGGTTCATTTTGGATAAGAGCTAGTTTTGATCTGGAATCAAAAATCCAGCCCATAACACTTTCAGACCATTACCCGGTTCAGTTAACTTGCACAATACCATTGATGAAGGTGAAAGGCAACTTCAAGTTCTTAAGCATGTGGTGGAGAGATTCAAACTTtgaagaaaacatggaaaaatGGTGGAAAGAATGTAAAGATATTAAAGGCACTCCTAGTTTTTGTTTTGTTCAAAAGTTAAAATATCTCAAAAACAAGATCAAAATATGGAATGTGGCTTCCTTCAAGAACATCTTTGCTAAAAAAATCAGAGTGGAAGAGGAACTAAATAGGATTAATAATCTGGTGATAGAGAAGGGGATGACGAATGAAGAATTCCATGAAGAGAATTCCCTTAAAGTGGAACTGGCAgaaatactcctgagagaagaaaTGTATTGGAGGGACAAATCTAGGGAATTATGGATAGACGCAGGAGACTCAAATTCTAAAATTTTTCATGCCTCATTTAAAGCAAAAAGGAATAAAAATAGAATTAATCAACTGAAAGATATCTAG